The following are from one region of the Pseudomonas putida genome:
- a CDS encoding TetR/AcrR family transcriptional regulator: protein MPEAHPRPAPNAKANECESEPIARRGRPVGDRDAKRSELLAAAIAVIAQEGYAGATMRKVAQHAGCTTGAVTYYFANKEEMVSAVAQTLFDKVDALLDIHLDQVDIKSLIEQWHQWISLDEPGNWLAWLQLLTHARHQPAFASVIKQRYTNFREVATSVLEAGQRQGQVREDVPADVLADHIAAFSDGWLMMLPFESEPVSAERGKALIDAFIVMISPPKTAKS from the coding sequence ATGCCTGAAGCACATCCCCGCCCTGCTCCCAACGCCAAGGCCAATGAATGCGAATCCGAACCGATTGCCCGTCGTGGGCGCCCGGTTGGCGATCGCGACGCCAAAAGGTCCGAGTTGCTGGCGGCGGCGATCGCGGTGATCGCGCAAGAAGGCTATGCCGGTGCCACCATGCGCAAGGTGGCGCAGCACGCCGGGTGCACCACAGGCGCGGTGACCTACTACTTCGCCAACAAGGAAGAAATGGTCAGTGCCGTTGCGCAGACCCTGTTCGACAAGGTCGACGCACTGCTGGACATCCACCTCGATCAGGTCGACATCAAGTCGCTCATTGAGCAGTGGCACCAATGGATCAGCCTTGACGAGCCAGGCAACTGGCTTGCATGGCTGCAACTGCTCACCCATGCCCGGCACCAGCCCGCGTTCGCCAGCGTCATCAAGCAGCGCTATACCAACTTCCGCGAGGTGGCCACTTCGGTGCTGGAGGCCGGCCAGCGCCAGGGCCAGGTCCGTGAAGATGTGCCGGCCGATGTGTTGGCCGATCACATTGCCGCGTTCAGTGATGGCTGGCTCATGATGCTGCCTTTCGAATCCGAGCCTGTCAGCGCAGAGCGCGGGAAGGCCTTGATTGACGCCTTCATTGTCATGATTTCTCCCCCTAAAACCGCCAAGTCCTAA
- a CDS encoding methyl-accepting chemotaxis protein, protein MFKKISLTLKLFLPPAIALFGLLLFVGYTAVQLDDNDSRLVSLEKQRYPTLEAADNVIFQFSRLPGLLNSAVAAGERDTLDEASDVLADVHARLRDLEPLTAERADRHRELQAWSAAIKRYADNALASSGQLLDGAAFDDLRPHFDRMASDLKNAQALGEQFRSHAYADFLSSLTQVRADNATTTHVGYLLSFCLLLLVSASAAWVIRQVMGNVRGVIASLRTIASGDGDLTRRVHVDSSDEIGEMIGLFNGLLDSLQGTLRQVIETAAPLEQMSRELHRLTQGAEDSARSQQERTESISSDIDTMTNSIQEVAQRSGQASEQASAAARQANEARHNIDILSSSIGDLGNSVLGSVQAMEQLEAETQHVGAVLTVIRSIAEQTNLLALNAAIEAARAGEQGRGFAVVADEVRNLAQKTAASIAQIQDIIQRLQSSASGVLHAMNLNGEKARTSIERSEHATQTLEAITKTVRQIDELNAGIARFTNEQIGLSRSIQQDTEKLQQDTQATTQGADATARLGEQLVGMGNHLRSATAQFRI, encoded by the coding sequence ATGTTCAAAAAAATCTCGCTCACCTTGAAACTCTTCCTGCCACCCGCCATCGCCCTGTTCGGTCTGTTGCTGTTCGTGGGCTACACCGCGGTGCAACTGGACGACAACGACAGCCGATTGGTATCGCTCGAAAAGCAGCGCTACCCAACGCTGGAAGCTGCCGACAACGTGATCTTCCAGTTTTCCCGCCTGCCCGGCCTGCTCAACAGCGCCGTGGCAGCGGGCGAGCGGGACACCTTGGATGAAGCGAGCGACGTGCTGGCCGACGTCCATGCGCGGCTGCGCGACCTGGAACCGCTGACCGCTGAACGGGCCGACCGACACCGGGAGCTTCAAGCCTGGTCAGCGGCGATCAAGCGCTACGCCGATAACGCGCTCGCCTCCTCCGGCCAACTGCTCGACGGGGCCGCGTTCGATGATTTGCGCCCCCATTTCGACCGCATGGCCAGCGACCTCAAGAACGCCCAGGCGCTGGGCGAACAGTTTCGCAGCCACGCCTACGCCGACTTCCTGAGCAGCTTGACCCAGGTCCGCGCCGACAACGCCACCACCACGCATGTCGGCTACCTGCTCAGCTTTTGCCTGCTGCTGTTGGTCAGCGCCAGCGCGGCCTGGGTGATTCGTCAGGTCATGGGCAATGTCCGCGGCGTCATCGCGTCGCTCAGGACCATTGCCAGCGGCGATGGCGACCTGACCCGCCGCGTGCATGTCGACTCCTCGGACGAAATCGGCGAAATGATCGGCCTGTTCAACGGCTTGCTGGACAGCCTGCAAGGCACCCTGCGCCAGGTCATCGAAACCGCCGCGCCCCTGGAGCAGATGTCCCGCGAGCTGCACCGGCTCACCCAGGGCGCGGAGGACAGCGCGCGCTCGCAGCAGGAGCGCACCGAGTCCATCAGCAGTGACATCGACACCATGACCAACAGCATTCAAGAAGTGGCACAGCGCTCCGGACAGGCCTCCGAGCAAGCCAGCGCCGCGGCGCGCCAGGCGAACGAAGCCAGGCACAACATCGACATACTGTCCTCCAGCATCGGCGACCTGGGCAACAGCGTGCTCGGCTCGGTGCAGGCCATGGAACAACTGGAAGCAGAAACCCAGCATGTCGGCGCGGTGCTGACGGTGATCCGGAGCATCGCCGAACAGACCAACCTGCTCGCCCTGAACGCCGCCATCGAGGCGGCACGGGCCGGTGAGCAAGGGCGAGGCTTCGCCGTGGTCGCCGACGAAGTGCGCAACCTGGCCCAGAAAACCGCCGCTTCCATCGCGCAGATCCAAGACATCATCCAGCGCCTGCAAAGCAGCGCCAGCGGCGTCTTGCACGCAATGAACCTGAACGGCGAGAAGGCCAGGACAAGCATCGAGCGCTCAGAACATGCCACGCAGACCCTGGAGGCGATTACCAAGACCGTTCGCCAGATCGATGAGTTGAACGCCGGCATCGCCCGTTTCACCAACGAGCAGATCGGCCTTTCCCGTTCGATCCAGCAAGACACCGAGAAGCTGCAACAGGATACCCAGGCCACCACGCAAGGTGCCGACGCCACCGCACGGCTCGGTGAGCAATTGGTCGGTATGGGCAACCACCTTCGCAGCGCCACCGCTCAGTTCCGCATTTGA
- a CDS encoding porin, translating into MALDQGDYRFNGFGTAGLTHLGGEGQGRSFGISGQTTDAWRGDQLSRLGGQLQYGLTDKLGMTVQGTLKPEQDTWKGNLEWAYLSWKATEGLTLRAGRLRLPIYMYSETLDVGVTHPWLRLPDEVYSQVQLSNYEGADALYTLPTGIGSVTLQVAGGQAAKRNLFAMDDLYDIDYKKIFAANVSLETYDFGTLRVGYAEADIDTDLSASVVAPGGAPTRVDFLSLNRKKGRFASIGYQYDNGTWVSSNEWTSNNTEGDQQGSIDAFYLMGGRRFGDVLLHLTYAQLDEDAGRQSSWTYGVNYNLAPNLVLKGEYKRVDTRGNGYRGTFVQNAQETFDQAVFAASNGAAGTPSRNYDGDIVSVGVDFVF; encoded by the coding sequence ATGGCCCTGGACCAGGGAGACTATCGATTCAACGGCTTCGGCACTGCCGGCCTCACCCACCTGGGAGGCGAGGGTCAAGGACGGAGCTTCGGCATCAGCGGGCAGACCACGGACGCCTGGCGCGGTGACCAGCTCTCCCGGCTGGGCGGCCAACTCCAATATGGGCTCACCGACAAGCTGGGGATGACCGTGCAGGGCACCCTCAAGCCGGAACAGGACACCTGGAAAGGCAACCTGGAATGGGCCTACCTCTCCTGGAAGGCGACCGAAGGCCTGACATTGCGCGCAGGCCGGCTGCGCCTGCCGATCTACATGTACTCCGAAACCCTCGACGTCGGCGTCACCCACCCTTGGTTGCGGCTGCCGGATGAGGTCTACAGCCAGGTCCAACTGAGCAACTACGAAGGCGCCGATGCCCTCTACACCCTGCCCACCGGCATCGGCTCCGTGACGCTCCAGGTGGCAGGCGGCCAAGCCGCCAAGCGCAACCTGTTCGCCATGGATGACCTGTACGACATCGACTACAAGAAAATCTTCGCGGCGAATGTCAGCCTGGAAACCTACGACTTCGGCACGCTGCGCGTCGGGTATGCCGAAGCAGACATCGACACGGACCTCAGTGCGTCGGTGGTCGCCCCTGGGGGAGCGCCCACGCGTGTCGACTTCCTGAGCCTGAACCGCAAGAAAGGCCGCTTCGCATCCATCGGTTACCAGTACGACAATGGCACCTGGGTCTCTTCGAACGAGTGGACCAGCAACAACACCGAAGGTGACCAGCAAGGCAGCATCGATGCCTTCTACCTCATGGGCGGGCGCCGTTTTGGCGACGTGCTGCTCCACCTCACTTACGCTCAGCTCGACGAAGACGCTGGCCGCCAGAGCTCCTGGACCTACGGCGTGAACTACAACCTGGCGCCGAACCTGGTGCTCAAGGGCGAGTACAAGCGGGTGGACACGCGCGGCAACGGCTACCGCGGCACCTTCGTGCAGAACGCCCAAGAGACCTTCGACCAGGCAGTCTTCGCGGCTAGCAACGGTGCCGCCGGCACTCCTTCGCGCAACTACGACGGCGATATCGTCAGCGTCGGCGTCGATTTCGTCTTCTAA
- a CDS encoding phosphate ABC transporter substrate-binding protein — protein sequence MKPLITAVFAAALATACTLARAEVAVIVNASASAAPSQAEVANIFLGKNTSLKGLDQKGWNPTKERFYSALTNKNESQLKSYWSGLVFTGKGQPLQSVDDDAAVIAKVGSESNAIGYVDTSAVNDKVKVLFTLP from the coding sequence ATGAAACCACTCATCACCGCAGTGTTCGCCGCAGCCCTGGCCACGGCCTGCACCCTGGCCCGCGCCGAAGTGGCCGTGATCGTGAATGCCAGCGCCAGCGCCGCACCGTCCCAGGCCGAGGTGGCCAACATATTCCTGGGCAAGAACACCAGCCTCAAGGGCCTCGACCAGAAAGGCTGGAACCCCACCAAGGAAAGGTTCTACAGCGCGCTGACCAACAAGAACGAATCTCAGCTCAAGTCGTACTGGTCAGGCCTGGTGTTCACGGGCAAGGGGCAACCACTGCAGAGCGTGGATGATGACGCCGCAGTGATTGCCAAAGTGGGCAGCGAGTCGAATGCCATCGGCTATGTCGACACCTCGGCCGTCAATGACAAGGTCAAAGTGCTCTTCACCCTGCCCTGA